A window from Sceloporus undulatus isolate JIND9_A2432 ecotype Alabama chromosome 8, SceUnd_v1.1, whole genome shotgun sequence encodes these proteins:
- the LOC121914525 gene encoding cytochrome P450 2W1-like: MTPWASVLFSSGTVALLFALLLLTAFWFFTHPEKSSLRMPPGPPPLPIIGNLHLVDPTRQDISFMKLSEIYGPVFTVHLGRRKAVVLAGHEAVKEALLSKDNEFIERPYIPIFSQIQHEKGIFFSDGDLWKTTRRFTLSYLREFGMGKQQMEGRILEELHFLTEMVNSFKGGEFESKAFSAAPTNITFTVLFGDRFDYANPTFVTLLRLIGEVMSLLGQPFLHVFNAYPYLGFLLKPHKMILRRIEETCAILKKYIQAAKQSVSENTVGSYIDAMLLKQKEEEKSESKSIFCDANILASVLDLVMAGTETTATTLQWAILLMMKYPEIQRKVQEEIKRVLGSERGPTYEDKKHMPFATAVIHEVQRFASVVPQFPRCTAVDTHFRGYFIPKGTMVIASFTSVLYDQTQWETPNKFNPNHFLDGAGNFVAKEAFVPFSIGRRNCAGESLAKMELFLFFVGLLQKFTFRPPPEMTESDLDLTVKPAFTRRPQPYSTCAVPCD; this comes from the exons ATGACTCCTTGGGCATCAGTCCTCTTCAGCTCTGGAACAGTTGCTTTGCTGTTTGCACTGCTGCTATTAACTGCCTTTTGGTTTTTTACCCACCCAGAGAAGTCATCTCTGCGCATGCCTCCGGGTCCTCCTCCACTCCCCATCATTGGCAATTTGCATTTGGTAGACCCTACAAGGCAGGATATATCATTTATGAAG CTTTCAGAAATATATGGCCCGGTTTTCACGGTTCATTTGGGTCGACGGAAGGCTGTGGTGCTGGCCGGCCATGAGGCAGTGAAAGAGGCACTCCTGAGCAAAGACAATGAATTCATAGAAAGGCCTTACATCCCCATCTTCTCCCAGATCCAGCATGAGAAGG GCATATTCTTCTCTGATGGGGATTTGTGGAAAACCACCCGTCGATTCACCTTATCGTACCTGCGGGAGTTCGGGATGGGGAAACAGCAAATGGAAGGGAGGATTCTCGAAGAGCTCCACTTCCTAACGGAGATGGTCAACTCCTTTAAAG gTGGAGAGTTTGAATCAAAGGCTTTTTCTGCTGCACCAACAAACATCACCTTCACAGTTCTGTTTGGAGACAGGTTTGACTATGCCAACCCGACCTTCGTCACTCTCCTAAGACTCATCGGTGAAGTGATGTCCCTTCTGGGACAACCATTTTTACAT GTTTTTAATGCCTACCCATACCTTGGATTCCTGTTGAAACCACACAAGATGATCTTGAGGAGAATCGAGGAAACCTGTGCCATTCTGAAGAAATACATCCAGGCTGCCAAGCAAAGTGTCAGCGAGAATACTGTGGGGAGCTACATTGACGCAATGCTGCTCAAGCAGAAAGAAGAG gAAAAAAGCGAATCCAAGAGCATATTCTGTGATGCCAATATACTGGCATCGGTACTTGACCTTGTCATGGCCGGGACGGAGACGACGGCCACCACACTGCAGTGGGCCATTCTGCTGATGATGAAATACCCAGAGATTCAAC GAAAGGTCCAGGAAGAAATCAAGAGAGTCCTTGGATCAGAGCGGGGCCCCACCTATGAAGACAAGAAGCACATGCCCTTTGCCACAGCCGTGATCCATGAGGTGCAGAGATTTGCTTCCGTCGTGCCGCAGTTCCCGCGCTGCACTGCTGTGGACACCCACTTCCGTGGCTACTTCATTCCCAAG GGCACGATGGTGATCGCCTCTTTCACATCAGTACTGTATGACCAAACTCAATGGGAGACCCCCAACAAGTTTAACCCCAACCACTTTCTGGATGGAGCAGGAAACTTTGTGGCAAAAGAAGCCTTCGTTCCTTTCTCAATAG GCCGAAGGAATTGCGCTGGGGAGAGCCTGGCCAAGATGgagctcttccttttctttgttggGCTACTCCAGAAGTTTACCTTCCGACCTCCTCCTGAGATGACAGAGTCAGACCTGGATCTCACTGTCAAACCTGCCTTCACTAGGCGACCGCAGCCGTACTCCACCTGCGCTGTGCCCTGTGACTAG